In the genome of Streptomyces sp. V2I9, one region contains:
- a CDS encoding DUF1963 domain-containing protein, whose amino-acid sequence MATREAFRAQAREMGVSDESLDLILTVVQPAYALKPGRSEEGAVGWLGGLPDLPTGMTWDGSGVFVASIDLAALPPHSLDTGLPADGRLLLFAEPFSELIDLDYGWPPAFPRALYVPPGTETTPWDPSSCTFERSDDEYLIERRPLHATAFWDLDINDESETLDSAVEEFRALAGPQVVPLVLDDPNYDVKLCGVAQAQQNTVEYEVLGRVGTRRGQAWEDDPDAGPSEDDPALIDWDELAAAWQPLAQANQSGITGVGDGAIYWVTPRVDLARARLDRTELIYQC is encoded by the coding sequence ATGGCAACTCGTGAAGCATTCCGTGCGCAAGCCCGTGAGATGGGCGTCTCGGATGAATCCCTCGACCTGATCCTCACAGTGGTGCAGCCGGCCTACGCCTTGAAACCCGGTCGGTCCGAAGAGGGAGCGGTCGGTTGGCTCGGCGGACTGCCGGACCTGCCGACCGGCATGACGTGGGACGGATCGGGGGTGTTCGTGGCCTCCATCGACCTCGCCGCCCTGCCCCCGCACTCCTTGGACACCGGGCTCCCTGCCGACGGCCGCCTGCTCCTCTTCGCGGAGCCGTTCTCCGAGCTCATCGACCTGGACTACGGCTGGCCGCCCGCGTTCCCCCGCGCGCTGTACGTCCCGCCCGGCACGGAGACGACCCCCTGGGACCCGTCCTCGTGCACGTTCGAGCGCAGCGATGACGAGTACCTGATCGAACGGCGGCCGCTGCATGCCACGGCGTTCTGGGACCTGGACATCAACGACGAGTCCGAGACCCTGGACAGCGCGGTCGAGGAGTTCCGGGCGCTCGCCGGGCCCCAGGTCGTCCCCCTCGTGCTGGACGACCCCAACTACGACGTCAAGCTGTGCGGAGTGGCGCAGGCCCAGCAGAACACCGTCGAGTACGAGGTCCTGGGCCGGGTCGGCACACGGCGGGGACAGGCGTGGGAGGACGACCCGGACGCGGGGCCGTCGGAGGACGATCCGGCCCTCATCGACTGGGACGAGCTGGCGGCCGCCTGGCAGCCGCTGGCCCAGGCCAACCAGAGCGGGATAACCGGTGTCGGCGACGGCGCCATCTACTGGGTCACCCCGCGCGTGGACCTGGCCCGAGCGCGCCTCGACCGCACCGAGCTGATCTACCAGTGCTGA